From a single Streptomyces sp. NBC_00377 genomic region:
- a CDS encoding wax ester/triacylglycerol synthase domain-containing protein: MPGSHLPLMEEGMARWPFGPPNAGIALDFVGAPPALDELRSLVEERWKALPRLTQTLVAPGGVRTGLGRWTGRHRWARRDDHGPAQQVAGADSTLREAVNHWFHRPFPAGRPPWSLHLLRGTTEGEFSLLFRMHHSLLDGRSLTTLLRALFDDGRPLEEAASLAVPGPRRRTVRPGVTASGPPGLLTTGRAVPLPHQGAREPAYTVVRLRADVLRAAREAVRAGDAGSERPATTNEVFLATVSGVLRSCLSASASASGSAGGAGDGSAEPRQVWLSVPVDERPDDCGEFLGNAFANVRVPAPVTLSDPAARLSACTGLLTTVTRPRRTSERLLEGTLAAIPGAALALAGGRIFAPAYAPAACSYVHLRERGQTLAGRPLRRLTIVPMVPPADTATFALGGCTPGHTLSVATNSGSQDAGLLAEAFLDELTLLAAGTR; this comes from the coding sequence ATGCCCGGATCGCATCTGCCCTTGATGGAAGAGGGGATGGCCCGCTGGCCGTTCGGCCCGCCCAACGCCGGGATCGCCCTGGACTTCGTGGGCGCCCCGCCCGCGCTGGACGAGCTGCGCTCCCTGGTGGAAGAACGCTGGAAGGCCCTGCCGAGGCTCACCCAGACCCTGGTCGCCCCCGGCGGTGTCCGGACCGGCCTGGGCCGGTGGACCGGCCGGCACCGCTGGGCACGCCGGGACGACCACGGCCCGGCCCAGCAGGTCGCCGGCGCGGACAGCACCCTGCGGGAGGCGGTGAACCACTGGTTCCACCGGCCGTTCCCGGCCGGCCGGCCGCCGTGGAGCCTGCACCTTCTGCGCGGCACGACGGAAGGGGAGTTCTCCCTGCTGTTCCGGATGCACCACAGCCTGCTCGACGGCCGTTCCCTGACGACGCTGCTGCGCGCCCTCTTCGACGACGGCCGGCCGCTGGAAGAGGCCGCGTCACTGGCGGTGCCCGGCCCCCGGCGACGGACCGTCCGCCCCGGCGTGACGGCGAGCGGCCCGCCGGGCCTGCTGACCACCGGCCGCGCGGTGCCCCTGCCGCACCAGGGCGCACGGGAGCCCGCGTACACCGTCGTACGGCTGCGGGCCGACGTCCTGCGGGCGGCGCGCGAAGCCGTCCGCGCGGGGGACGCCGGCTCCGAGCGCCCGGCGACCACCAACGAGGTGTTCCTGGCGACGGTCTCCGGCGTCCTGCGCTCCTGCCTGTCCGCCTCGGCCTCGGCCTCCGGCTCCGCAGGCGGCGCGGGTGACGGGAGTGCGGAGCCGAGGCAGGTGTGGCTCTCGGTGCCGGTCGACGAGCGGCCCGACGACTGCGGTGAGTTCCTCGGCAACGCGTTCGCCAACGTCCGGGTGCCCGCGCCGGTGACGCTGTCCGACCCGGCGGCCCGCCTGAGCGCGTGCACCGGTCTGCTGACCACCGTGACCCGGCCCCGGCGCACCTCCGAGAGGCTGCTGGAGGGCACGCTCGCGGCGATCCCGGGGGCGGCCCTGGCACTGGCCGGGGGCAGGATCTTCGCGCCCGCGTACGCCCCGGCGGCCTGCTCCTACGTCCATCTGCGCGAGCGGGGCCAGACCCTGGCCGGACGTCCGCTGCGGCGCCTCACCATCGTCCCGATGGTGCCCCCGGCCGACACGGCGACCTTCGCGCTGGGCGGCTGCACACCGGGCCACACACTGAGCGTCGCCACCAACTCGGGCAGTCAGGACGCCGGCCTGCTGGCGGAGGCGTTCCTCGACGAGCTGACACTCCTGGCCGCCGGAACCCGCTGA
- a CDS encoding copper resistance CopC/CopD family protein, giving the protein MLLGTVLVLLLLGGGPASAHAALRSADPADGSVVRTAPKSLTLTFTESVGLLDDSFRVFDPDNRRVETGRPGHADGRADTARVELPGKLGTGTFTVAWRVVSADSHPIAGAFTFSVGKPSAIPPALPSTSVENPVTGGLFNVGRYVAYLAAALLIGTAAFIAVCRPPDVRPLGRLLLAGWWALVGSTVFLLLLRGPYETGAGPARILDPSGLTRTLGTRPGLALLARLALLTVAAVLLLRQRKALRAQTGGTGDKQRGPSRATLLTGAALTVGLALTWAAAEHASAGIQVPAAMTSSVLHLLAMSVWLGGLAALLTLFYRASVPSRVVGRFSQVAGLAVTVLVVTGVYQSWRGLGSVSALTDTTYGRVLLAKLAAVTLLLVAGARSRRTVTSERTARNVTAEAPEETHVREERLPEPVGGRARGGADGLTKGAAHDRADGPADGVSPPEEPRPPAGPALTPAEDAQRRALRRSVLAEVVVSVVVLVLTTILTGTLPGRAAAEAATAEQSAGLPVASVTDIPFSFGSGDPGVRGVSGKVQVTLNPGQVGDNGLQAVVYGPDGGFVSVPELRVSFTLPGQDIGPLDAKITDRGGYWAADSVNLPIAGTWEMKATIRVSDVDQVSESKPVRIER; this is encoded by the coding sequence GTGCTGCTGGGCACCGTGCTGGTCCTGCTCCTCCTCGGCGGCGGACCCGCCTCCGCGCACGCGGCCCTGCGCAGCGCCGACCCCGCCGACGGAAGCGTCGTCAGGACGGCACCCAAGTCCCTCACCCTCACGTTCACCGAGTCCGTAGGCCTGCTCGACGACTCCTTCCGCGTCTTCGACCCCGACAACCGGCGCGTCGAGACCGGCCGACCGGGCCACGCGGACGGCCGCGCCGACACCGCACGGGTCGAGCTCCCCGGCAAGCTCGGCACCGGCACGTTCACGGTGGCCTGGCGCGTGGTGTCGGCGGACAGCCACCCCATCGCCGGCGCCTTCACCTTCTCGGTGGGCAAACCGTCCGCGATTCCGCCCGCCCTGCCGAGCACCTCCGTGGAGAACCCGGTCACCGGAGGCCTCTTCAACGTCGGCCGCTACGTCGCCTATCTCGCCGCCGCGCTCCTCATCGGCACGGCCGCCTTCATCGCCGTCTGCCGTCCGCCGGACGTACGGCCGCTGGGCAGGCTGCTGCTGGCCGGCTGGTGGGCGCTCGTCGGCTCGACGGTGTTCCTTCTGCTGCTCCGCGGCCCGTACGAGACCGGCGCCGGCCCCGCGCGGATCCTGGACCCGTCGGGGCTGACCCGCACGCTGGGCACCCGGCCGGGACTGGCCCTGCTGGCGCGCCTCGCGCTGCTCACGGTGGCCGCGGTCCTCCTCCTGAGGCAGCGCAAGGCCCTGCGGGCGCAGACCGGGGGAACGGGGGACAAGCAGCGGGGGCCATCGCGCGCGACCCTGCTGACCGGCGCCGCGCTGACGGTGGGTCTCGCCCTGACCTGGGCCGCCGCCGAACACGCGTCGGCCGGTATCCAGGTCCCCGCGGCGATGACGTCCTCGGTGCTGCACCTGCTCGCGATGTCGGTGTGGCTGGGCGGCCTGGCGGCCCTGCTCACCCTGTTCTACCGCGCGTCCGTCCCGTCCCGCGTGGTCGGCCGTTTCTCGCAGGTGGCCGGCCTCGCGGTGACCGTCCTGGTGGTCACGGGCGTCTACCAGTCCTGGCGCGGCCTCGGCTCCGTGTCCGCGCTGACCGACACGACGTACGGGCGGGTCCTGCTCGCCAAGCTGGCCGCGGTGACGCTGCTGCTGGTGGCGGGGGCGCGGTCGCGGCGCACGGTGACAAGCGAGAGGACGGCGAGGAACGTGACGGCGGAGGCGCCCGAGGAGACGCACGTGCGGGAGGAGCGGCTGCCGGAGCCGGTGGGCGGAAGGGCCCGCGGCGGGGCGGACGGCCTCACGAAGGGCGCGGCCCACGACAGGGCGGACGGCCCGGCGGACGGCGTGTCACCGCCCGAGGAGCCCCGGCCGCCGGCCGGACCGGCCCTCACCCCGGCCGAGGACGCCCAGCGCAGGGCGCTGCGCCGCTCGGTGCTGGCCGAGGTCGTCGTCTCCGTCGTCGTACTCGTCCTCACGACCATCCTGACGGGCACCCTGCCGGGCCGGGCGGCGGCCGAGGCGGCGACGGCGGAACAGTCCGCCGGGCTGCCCGTGGCCTCCGTGACCGACATCCCCTTCAGCTTCGGGTCCGGCGATCCCGGCGTCCGTGGTGTCAGCGGCAAGGTGCAGGTCACCCTGAACCCGGGCCAGGTCGGCGACAACGGGCTCCAAGCGGTGGTCTACGGCCCGGACGGCGGTTTCGTCAGCGTCCCCGAACTGCGCGTCTCCTTCACCCTCCCCGGCCAGGACATCGGCCCCCTCGACGCCAAGATCACCGACCGGGGCGGCTACTGGGCCGCCGACTCGGTCAATCTGCCCATCGCCGGCACCTGGGAGATGAAGGCGACGATCCGGGTGTCGGACGTCGACCAGGTGAGCGAGTCGAAGCCGGTACGGATCGAGCGCTGA
- the purD gene encoding phosphoribosylamine--glycine ligase: MNVLVIGSGAREHALCRSLSLDPAVTALYCAPGNAGIAEVAELHPVDALDGEAVSALAVELGAELVIVGPEAPLVAGVADAVREAGIPVFGPSKEAAQLEGSKAFAKDVMAAAGVPTSRSYVCTTPEEAAEALDAFGAPYVVKDDGLAAGKGVVVTDDLATATAHAAACMAVPPTPSRQGGSVVIEEFLDGPEVSLFAVTDGVSVVPLQPAQDFKRALDGDEGPNTGGMGAYSPLPWADPKLVEEVLETVLQPTVDELRRRGTPFSGLLYAGLAITSRGIRVIEFNARFGDPETQVVLARLKTPLAEVLKAAATGELADLPPLRWSDDAAVTVVIASHNYPGTPRTGDPITGLAEVAAVDAPHAYVLHAGTKYDGDTVVSAGGRVLSVTATGTDLTEARERAYRAVARIGLDGSQHRTDIAAKAATGA, translated from the coding sequence GTGAACGTCCTCGTCATCGGCAGCGGCGCCCGCGAACACGCCCTGTGCCGCTCACTGTCCCTCGATCCCGCCGTCACCGCGCTGTACTGCGCCCCGGGCAACGCCGGCATCGCCGAGGTCGCCGAGCTGCACCCGGTAGACGCCCTGGACGGCGAGGCCGTGTCCGCGCTCGCCGTCGAGCTCGGCGCCGAACTGGTCATCGTGGGCCCGGAGGCGCCGCTGGTCGCCGGGGTCGCCGACGCCGTGCGCGAGGCGGGCATCCCGGTGTTCGGCCCCTCGAAGGAGGCCGCGCAGCTCGAAGGCTCCAAGGCGTTCGCCAAGGACGTGATGGCCGCGGCCGGCGTACCGACCTCCCGCTCCTACGTCTGCACCACCCCCGAGGAGGCCGCCGAGGCCCTCGACGCCTTCGGCGCTCCGTACGTCGTCAAGGACGACGGGCTGGCCGCCGGCAAGGGCGTCGTCGTCACCGACGACCTGGCGACCGCCACGGCCCACGCGGCCGCCTGCATGGCAGTGCCTCCCACGCCGTCCAGGCAGGGCGGAAGCGTCGTGATCGAGGAGTTCCTCGACGGCCCTGAGGTCTCCCTCTTCGCCGTCACCGACGGCGTGAGCGTCGTCCCGCTCCAGCCCGCCCAGGACTTCAAGCGCGCGCTCGACGGCGACGAGGGCCCCAACACGGGTGGCATGGGCGCCTACTCGCCGCTGCCCTGGGCCGACCCGAAGCTGGTGGAGGAGGTCCTGGAGACGGTTCTCCAGCCGACCGTGGACGAGCTGCGCCGCCGCGGCACCCCCTTCTCCGGACTGCTCTACGCCGGCCTCGCGATCACCAGCCGCGGTATCCGGGTGATCGAGTTCAACGCCCGCTTCGGCGACCCCGAGACGCAGGTCGTCCTGGCCCGCCTGAAGACCCCGCTGGCCGAGGTCCTCAAGGCGGCCGCCACCGGCGAACTGGCCGACCTGCCGCCCCTGCGCTGGAGCGACGACGCGGCCGTCACGGTCGTCATCGCCTCCCACAACTACCCCGGCACCCCGCGCACCGGCGACCCGATCACCGGTCTCGCCGAGGTGGCCGCCGTGGACGCCCCGCACGCGTACGTGCTGCACGCGGGCACGAAGTACGACGGTGACACCGTCGTCAGCGCCGGCGGGCGCGTGCTGTCCGTCACCGCGACCGGCACCGACCTCACCGAGGCCCGCGAGCGCGCCTACCGGGCGGTCGCCCGCATCGGACTCGACGGATCCCAGCACCGCACGGACATCGCGGCGAAGGCGGCGACGGGCGCGTAG
- a CDS encoding acyl-CoA thioesterase → MSQALAPDIRRTGTGRPPVEASDCRPHLYLRQVRMSDLDSMNHVNNVRLLEMIQDAHMDMFYLRPGLPGQEIRPRFVYARHELDYMEPLVLQPEPVTIVTTIGDLRRSTLRVTSRVTRDARVFCTCVSTAVAYDPDARCSRRLEEEERALAARHATPDPAH, encoded by the coding sequence TTGAGCCAAGCCCTGGCGCCCGACATCCGCCGCACCGGTACCGGGCGCCCACCCGTCGAGGCGTCGGACTGCCGACCGCACCTCTACCTCCGCCAGGTGCGCATGAGCGACCTGGACTCCATGAACCACGTGAACAACGTCCGGCTGCTGGAGATGATCCAGGACGCCCACATGGACATGTTCTATCTGCGTCCCGGACTGCCCGGGCAGGAGATCCGCCCGAGGTTCGTCTACGCACGCCACGAGCTCGACTACATGGAACCCCTCGTGCTCCAGCCGGAGCCGGTCACCATCGTCACCACCATCGGTGACCTGCGCCGCTCGACCCTCCGCGTCACCAGCCGTGTCACGCGGGACGCCCGGGTGTTCTGCACCTGCGTGAGCACGGCCGTCGCCTACGACCCGGACGCCCGGTGCTCGCGTCGGCTCGAGGAGGAGGAACGTGCCCTCGCGGCCCGCCACGCCACCCCGGACCCGGCACACTGA
- a CDS encoding macrolide family glycosyltransferase, which yields MPGTHPNPAHIAVFNVPMHGHVNPTLGVVEELVRRGHRVSYAVTEDFVHQVKAAGAEPVLYPDAGDGSDAPEDMAEGFAQVVEVALASLPALTRAFGTDRPDLVLCDVYAFAGLMLGARWQVPIVVASPTHLAYDGIVPEFFDVPGLPQLPGFGRLAAAFAEHGIDTARIHDLVRPAHAVAFFPRSFQRRADTVAAQRVAYVGPALGDRSYQGSWQPPRPDLPVLLVSLGSQFTRRPEFYRSCVQAFAELPWHVVMSVGPAVPRDRLGPLPDSVEVHPQVPQLAVLAHADAFVTHAGMGGTMEALYYGVPLVAVPQMAEQRVNADRIERLRLGVHLPRESVTPEALREAVLRVSCDRDIRAGVSAMRREIAAAGGAGAAADAIERAL from the coding sequence GTGCCTGGTACTCATCCGAATCCCGCGCACATCGCCGTTTTCAACGTTCCGATGCACGGGCACGTCAATCCGACGCTGGGGGTCGTTGAGGAGCTCGTACGGCGGGGGCACCGGGTCAGTTACGCCGTCACCGAGGACTTCGTGCACCAGGTGAAGGCGGCCGGCGCCGAGCCCGTCCTCTACCCGGACGCGGGGGACGGCTCGGACGCGCCGGAGGACATGGCCGAGGGGTTCGCGCAGGTCGTCGAGGTCGCGCTGGCATCCCTGCCCGCGCTGACCCGCGCGTTCGGCACGGACCGTCCGGACCTGGTGCTGTGCGACGTGTACGCCTTCGCGGGCCTGATGCTGGGGGCGCGCTGGCAGGTCCCGATCGTCGTCGCGTCACCCACCCATCTCGCCTACGACGGCATCGTCCCGGAGTTCTTCGACGTGCCCGGCCTCCCCCAGCTGCCGGGCTTCGGGCGGCTCGCGGCCGCCTTCGCCGAACACGGCATCGACACCGCGCGGATCCACGACCTCGTACGGCCCGCACATGCCGTCGCGTTCTTCCCCCGCTCCTTCCAGCGCCGCGCGGACACCGTCGCGGCACAGCGCGTCGCGTACGTCGGACCGGCGCTCGGGGACCGCTCCTACCAGGGTTCCTGGCAGCCTCCCCGGCCCGACCTGCCGGTCCTGCTCGTCTCCCTGGGCTCGCAGTTCACCCGGCGGCCGGAGTTCTACCGGTCCTGCGTCCAGGCCTTCGCCGAGCTGCCCTGGCACGTGGTCATGTCCGTCGGCCCCGCCGTCCCGCGGGACCGGCTGGGGCCGCTGCCCGACAGCGTCGAGGTCCATCCCCAGGTGCCCCAACTGGCGGTGCTCGCGCACGCGGACGCCTTCGTCACCCACGCCGGAATGGGCGGCACGATGGAGGCCCTGTACTACGGCGTCCCGCTGGTGGCGGTGCCGCAGATGGCCGAGCAGCGGGTCAACGCCGACCGGATCGAACGGCTCCGGCTGGGCGTTCATCTGCCCCGCGAGAGCGTCACCCCCGAGGCGCTGCGCGAGGCCGTCCTGCGCGTCTCCTGCGACCGGGACATCCGCGCGGGCGTGTCCGCGATGCGCCGGGAGATCGCGGCGGCCGGCGGGGCGGGCGCGGCGGCCGACGCGATCGAGCGGGCCCTGTAG
- a CDS encoding N,N-dimethylformamidase beta subunit family domain-containing protein, with translation MGPGPGQAPGPEHIRRWESGALAHAVTDPFGQGPVPWLRGSETYFDDTGHVVPWYVDPAPAAPRGGAPRVPAPRAASSAGGPRSADDVRRQIKGFVSTGAVAPGDAVDFHITVDPPQEFSVDIYRIGHYDGDGAAKITTSPRLSGIVQPPPLTADRTVSCHHWWLSWRLQVPSYWNVGAYVAVLTTVDGYRSHVPFTVRDQRPADLLLLLPDITWQAYNLYPEDGRSGASLYHAWDEKGRLLGEADAATTVSFDRPYAGAGLPLHVGHAYDFIRFAERYGYDLAYADARDLHAGQIDPTRYRGLVFPGHDEYWSAPMRRAVELARDSGTSLVFLSANSLYWQVELGPSPSGVPGRLLTCRKRRGPGKPVLWREIDRAEQQLVGIQYAGRVPEPHPLIVRNAGHWLWEATGALDGDGIENLVAGEADRYFPRTPLPPHEDRILLAHSPYADSEGVLRHQETSLYRAPSGALVFASGTFAWSPALDRPGHVDPRVQRATANLLDRICKRD, from the coding sequence ATGGGACCCGGACCAGGACAGGCACCAGGACCGGAGCACATCCGCCGATGGGAGTCGGGAGCACTGGCCCACGCCGTGACCGACCCCTTCGGACAGGGCCCCGTCCCCTGGCTGCGAGGGAGCGAGACGTACTTCGACGACACCGGCCACGTCGTCCCCTGGTACGTGGACCCGGCCCCCGCCGCCCCCCGGGGCGGCGCCCCCCGCGTGCCGGCCCCCCGTGCCGCGTCCTCGGCCGGCGGCCCCCGCTCGGCCGACGACGTGCGACGCCAGATCAAGGGCTTCGTCTCCACCGGCGCGGTCGCCCCCGGGGACGCCGTCGACTTCCACATCACGGTCGACCCGCCCCAGGAGTTCAGCGTCGACATCTACCGCATCGGTCACTACGACGGCGACGGCGCCGCCAAGATCACCACCAGCCCGCGCCTCTCCGGCATCGTCCAGCCCCCGCCGCTGACCGCCGACCGCACGGTCTCCTGCCACCACTGGTGGCTCTCCTGGCGCTTACAGGTCCCGTCGTACTGGAACGTCGGCGCGTACGTAGCCGTCCTGACCACCGTCGACGGCTACCGCTCCCACGTGCCCTTCACGGTCCGCGACCAGCGCCCCGCCGACCTGCTCCTGCTCCTTCCCGACATCACCTGGCAGGCCTACAACCTCTATCCCGAGGACGGCCGCAGCGGCGCCAGCCTCTACCACGCCTGGGACGAGAAGGGCCGTCTCCTCGGCGAGGCCGACGCCGCCACCACGGTCTCCTTCGACCGCCCCTACGCGGGTGCCGGCCTCCCGCTCCACGTCGGCCACGCCTACGACTTCATCCGCTTCGCCGAGCGCTACGGCTACGACCTCGCGTACGCCGACGCCCGCGATCTGCACGCCGGTCAGATCGACCCCACCCGCTACCGGGGACTGGTCTTCCCCGGACACGACGAGTACTGGTCCGCCCCGATGCGCCGCGCCGTGGAACTCGCCCGGGACAGCGGCACCTCGCTCGTCTTCCTCTCCGCGAACTCCCTCTACTGGCAGGTGGAGCTGGGTCCGTCTCCGTCCGGAGTCCCGGGCCGCCTGCTCACCTGCCGCAAGCGCAGGGGACCCGGCAAGCCCGTCCTCTGGCGCGAGATCGACCGCGCGGAACAGCAGCTGGTCGGCATCCAGTACGCGGGCCGGGTGCCCGAGCCGCACCCGCTGATCGTCCGCAACGCCGGCCACTGGCTGTGGGAGGCGACCGGCGCGCTCGACGGCGACGGCATCGAGAACCTGGTGGCGGGTGAGGCCGACCGCTACTTCCCGCGCACCCCGCTCCCGCCCCACGAGGACCGCATACTCCTCGCCCACTCCCCCTACGCCGACAGCGAGGGCGTCCTGCGCCACCAGGAGACCTCCCTCTACCGGGCGCCCTCCGGCGCCCTCGTCTTCGCCTCCGGCACCTTCGCCTGGTCCCCGGCCCTGGACCGCCCCGGCCATGTGGACCCCCGTGTCCAGCGCGCCACGGCCAATCTCCTGGACCGCATCTGCAAACGCGACTGA
- a CDS encoding DNA polymerase III subunit gamma and tau: protein MSSLALYRRYRPESFAEVIGQEHVTGPLQQALRNNRVNHAYLFSGPRGCGKTTSARILARCLNCEQGPTPTPCGECESCKDLARNGPGSIDVIEIDAASHGGVDDARDLREKAFFGPARSRYKIYIIDEAHMVTPAGFNALLKVVEEPPEHLKFIFATTEPEKVIGTIRSRTHHYPFRLVPPGTLRDYLGEVCGKEAIPVEEGVLPLVVRSGAGSVRDSMSVMDQLLAGATEAGVTYAMATSLLGYTDSSLLDSVVEAFATGDGAAAFEVVDRIIEGGNDPRRFVADLLERLRDLVILAAVPDAAEKGLIDAPADVIERMQAQAGVFGAAELSRAADLVNEGLTEMRGATSPRLQLELICARVMLPAAYGDERSVMARLDRIERGVNFSPGGAGQGTAQGAPVMPAMGYVPGPEVHGGAAVAGGAPIPPGGGAAAARAAVRGPGPGAGQSSAGPGQATQGQAAQGQAAQGQSPGRAQAPAQPPAAPAHTPAPAPAAAAAPPAAEVPAASPQAPAAAPQAPAQPAPGAWPTATAAGSGRRPGGWPTAAPAGGGGRPPAAPAPAPSATAPTGPATAAPTPAATPAPPSGAYAPPSGGLDPRMLWPNILEAVKNRRRFTWILLSQNAHVAGFDGTTLQLGFASAGARDNFASSGSEDVLRQALAEQFSVQWKIDAVIDPSGGSAPPATGGFGGGSGGGGGAGAPGGYGSPGGHNGPGGHGGGGPAAPPGGAPPQPPAAHGAPPQQAAQAGPSAPYSAPAPSRPAAPEPVAPEDDTPEDDDPDLNESALSGYELIVRELGATVVEEFTNE from the coding sequence GTGTCGTCTCTCGCGCTGTACCGCCGCTATCGCCCGGAGTCGTTCGCCGAGGTCATCGGGCAGGAGCATGTCACCGGCCCGTTGCAGCAGGCGCTGCGGAACAACCGGGTCAATCACGCGTACCTGTTCAGCGGGCCGCGTGGGTGCGGGAAGACCACCAGCGCGCGGATCCTCGCCCGGTGTCTGAACTGCGAGCAGGGGCCCACGCCGACCCCGTGCGGGGAGTGCGAGTCGTGCAAGGACCTGGCCAGGAACGGGCCGGGCTCGATCGACGTCATCGAGATCGACGCCGCTTCCCACGGCGGTGTGGACGACGCCCGTGACCTGCGGGAGAAGGCCTTCTTCGGGCCCGCGCGCAGCCGCTACAAGATCTACATCATCGACGAGGCCCACATGGTCACGCCGGCCGGTTTCAACGCGCTCCTCAAGGTGGTCGAGGAGCCGCCGGAGCACCTGAAGTTCATCTTCGCCACGACCGAGCCGGAGAAGGTCATCGGGACCATCCGGTCGCGGACCCACCACTACCCGTTCCGGCTGGTGCCGCCGGGAACGCTGCGGGACTACCTCGGTGAGGTGTGCGGCAAGGAGGCCATCCCCGTCGAGGAGGGCGTGCTGCCGCTCGTCGTGCGCTCCGGGGCCGGATCCGTGCGTGACTCCATGTCCGTCATGGACCAGCTGCTCGCCGGTGCGACCGAGGCCGGTGTGACGTACGCCATGGCCACCTCCCTGCTCGGCTACACGGACAGCTCGCTGCTCGACTCCGTCGTCGAGGCGTTCGCCACCGGTGACGGCGCCGCCGCCTTCGAGGTCGTCGACCGGATCATCGAGGGGGGCAACGACCCTCGCCGCTTCGTCGCCGACCTGCTGGAGCGGCTGCGGGACCTCGTCATCCTCGCCGCCGTCCCGGACGCGGCCGAGAAGGGGCTCATCGACGCCCCCGCCGACGTGATCGAGCGCATGCAGGCCCAGGCCGGCGTCTTCGGCGCCGCGGAGCTGAGCCGCGCCGCCGACCTCGTCAACGAGGGCCTCACCGAGATGCGCGGCGCCACCTCGCCACGTCTCCAGCTCGAACTGATCTGCGCGCGCGTGATGCTGCCCGCCGCCTACGGCGACGAGCGGTCCGTCATGGCCCGCCTCGACCGCATCGAGCGCGGGGTGAACTTCTCGCCGGGCGGCGCCGGGCAGGGCACGGCGCAGGGAGCGCCCGTGATGCCGGCGATGGGTTACGTGCCCGGGCCCGAGGTGCACGGCGGTGCCGCCGTGGCTGGGGGCGCGCCGATTCCGCCCGGTGGCGGAGCCGCTGCCGCCCGCGCCGCGGTACGGGGCCCCGGCCCGGGCGCCGGGCAGAGCAGTGCCGGTCCGGGGCAAGCAACGCAGGGTCAGGCAGCGCAGGGCCAGGCCGCACAGGGTCAGTCTCCCGGCCGAGCGCAGGCGCCCGCCCAGCCTCCGGCCGCCCCTGCCCACACGCCCGCTCCCGCTCCCGCCGCGGCCGCCGCCCCACCGGCGGCGGAGGTTCCGGCCGCGAGCCCTCAAGCTCCCGCCGCCGCTCCCCAGGCGCCTGCCCAGCCCGCCCCCGGCGCCTGGCCCACCGCCACCGCGGCGGGCAGCGGGCGCCGCCCCGGCGGCTGGCCCACGGCAGCGCCCGCGGGTGGCGGCGGACGGCCCCCGGCGGCCCCCGCCCCTGCTCCCTCCGCCACGGCCCCGACCGGTCCTGCGACTGCCGCCCCGACCCCGGCGGCCACTCCCGCGCCCCCCTCCGGCGCCTACGCGCCCCCCTCCGGCGGCCTCGACCCCCGCATGCTCTGGCCGAACATCCTGGAGGCGGTCAAGAACCGCCGTCGCTTCACCTGGATCCTGCTCAGCCAGAACGCGCACGTCGCGGGCTTCGACGGCACGACGCTCCAGCTCGGTTTCGCCAGCGCCGGCGCCCGCGACAACTTCGCGAGCAGTGGCAGCGAGGACGTGCTGCGGCAGGCGCTGGCCGAGCAGTTCAGCGTCCAGTGGAAGATCGACGCGGTCATCGACCCGTCCGGCGGCTCGGCGCCCCCGGCGACCGGCGGGTTCGGCGGCGGCAGCGGAGGTGGCGGCGGGGCCGGTGCGCCCGGCGGCTACGGCAGCCCCGGAGGCCACAACGGCCCCGGCGGCCACGGCGGTGGCGGACCGGCGGCCCCGCCGGGAGGGGCCCCGCCCCAGCCACCGGCCGCCCACGGCGCGCCCCCCCAGCAGGCTGCCCAGGCGGGCCCGTCGGCCCCCTACTCGGCGCCGGCCCCGTCCCGTCCGGCCGCCCCGGAACCGGTGGCCCCGGAGGACGACACTCCCGAGGACGACGACCCCGACCTCAACGAGTCGGCCCTCTCCGGATACGAACTGATCGTGCGCGAGCTCGGAGCGACCGTCGTGGAGGAGTTCACCAACGAGTAG